One stretch of Thiohalospira halophila DSM 15071 DNA includes these proteins:
- a CDS encoding sensor domain-containing protein, producing the protein MSLLPHQPLRNWRPPLMVGGTYLAFGLAWILLSDWFVHLMIPDRADVTVWQTGKGLAFVGLSTLLLLLVQARETARTRAADRYWRDVIDRSREGFWLIDAHGKTVTVNQAMADLLGYQPADLIGHNPAAFATPENQPRFEREIRHDLALEGEQTGSAPRRYEITLRTPSGEERPVLVQSSALYDDTGTLTGAYAFLTDLRDIRLRERELELTRHALETSFDEILRLDAEGTVQDANQTACDNLGYPREDLLGRTIADLNPDYSLADYQHALWPMVQTRGKVAVETGHRTREGREYPVEAGISHGVYRGEEFAYWVGRDISRRKAAEDAYQRSNQALRALSRSNSALVRARDEPTLLEEVCATLVQTRDYLRVWVGLPGDDAQATPDGPPANRLRVAASVGEEEGAPSPEGRRIAARAMTEETTRVRRASGAGEPPGNDGDPDGERPRSGGIAALPIHSTEATLGVLTVHTARSEAFDDEELALLEELAADLGFGIQALRVRDQRDQQLAELRLAGAVFENSAEGILITDPEQRIERVNPAFTAITGYPATEVMGRTPALLQSGLQDEAFYRAMWSAIRSQGHWQGKIWNRRRNGETYPEFLSISEVRDEAGQLAHYIASFADITQAHRAREELTYRTYHDPLTDLPNRDLFRERLQRALATETEGLALLFIDLKGFRALNDTVGAEAGDTVLRRIAGRLQEAVGHQDTVARVGGDEFWVLLHGADRGQQLDRWVAHLLALIGQPLELGEQTVRLEANMGVTLAPDDGTEMELLLTNAATALHRAQAESGGQVHYFRPEMQEAVRHRVQLEEALKVAIGNDELAVWFQPQVRLTDGTIDAMEALVRWHHPEWGMISPGEFIPVAEQTGQVVAIGDWVLEEALRQMSEWRDAGYQLPRLAVNVAAAQLQRPDWPERVEAALERWSIPPAALELEITEASLLASPNEARAALVRLKEMGVRQAIDDFGTGYSSLAYLKEFPVDTLKIDKAFVDGLPGAEHDHSITEAILAVAGALGQQVVAEGVETTKQADWLREHHVDWAQGFLYYRPMPATELMACLDPTRTT; encoded by the coding sequence ATGTCGCTGCTACCCCACCAGCCCCTGCGAAACTGGCGCCCCCCGCTGATGGTCGGCGGTACCTACCTGGCCTTTGGCCTGGCCTGGATCCTCCTGTCGGACTGGTTCGTCCACCTCATGATCCCCGATCGGGCCGACGTCACCGTCTGGCAGACCGGGAAGGGGCTGGCCTTCGTCGGACTGAGCACCCTCCTCCTGCTACTGGTTCAGGCGCGCGAGACGGCCCGGACCCGGGCCGCAGACCGCTACTGGAGAGATGTGATCGATCGGTCCAGGGAGGGCTTCTGGCTCATCGACGCCCACGGCAAAACCGTAACCGTCAATCAGGCCATGGCCGACCTCCTCGGCTACCAGCCAGCCGATCTAATCGGCCACAATCCCGCCGCGTTCGCGACCCCGGAGAACCAACCCCGGTTCGAGCGGGAAATCCGCCACGATCTGGCGCTGGAAGGCGAACAGACCGGTTCCGCACCCCGGCGCTACGAGATCACCCTCCGGACACCGTCAGGGGAAGAACGACCGGTCCTCGTTCAATCCAGCGCCCTTTATGATGACACCGGCACACTGACCGGCGCCTACGCCTTCCTGACCGATCTCCGCGATATCCGGCTCCGGGAGCGCGAACTGGAACTCACCCGCCACGCCCTGGAGACCAGCTTCGACGAGATCCTGCGCCTGGACGCCGAGGGAACCGTCCAGGATGCCAACCAGACCGCCTGCGACAACCTCGGCTACCCCCGCGAAGACCTCCTCGGCCGGACCATTGCCGACCTGAACCCCGACTACAGCCTGGCCGACTATCAGCACGCGCTCTGGCCCATGGTGCAGACCCGGGGGAAGGTCGCCGTGGAGACCGGCCACCGGACCCGGGAGGGGCGGGAGTACCCGGTGGAAGCGGGCATCAGCCACGGCGTCTACCGGGGCGAGGAATTCGCCTACTGGGTGGGCCGGGACATCTCACGGCGCAAGGCCGCGGAGGACGCCTACCAGCGTTCCAATCAGGCCCTGCGCGCCCTCTCTCGCTCGAACTCGGCACTGGTCCGCGCCAGGGATGAGCCAACCCTCCTCGAGGAGGTCTGTGCCACCCTGGTGCAGACCCGGGACTACCTCCGGGTCTGGGTCGGACTCCCCGGCGATGACGCCCAGGCCACTCCGGATGGCCCACCCGCGAACCGGCTCCGGGTGGCGGCCTCCGTCGGCGAAGAAGAGGGCGCCCCCTCCCCGGAGGGCCGGCGGATCGCGGCCCGGGCCATGACCGAGGAAACGACCCGGGTCCGGCGCGCCTCGGGGGCGGGTGAACCACCCGGCAACGACGGGGATCCCGATGGGGAGCGGCCCCGGTCGGGCGGGATCGCCGCCCTACCCATCCACTCGACCGAGGCGACGCTCGGCGTTCTCACCGTCCACACCGCGCGCTCCGAGGCCTTCGATGACGAAGAGCTGGCCTTGCTCGAGGAGCTGGCGGCGGACCTCGGCTTCGGGATCCAGGCCCTGCGCGTGCGTGACCAGCGTGACCAGCAGCTGGCCGAACTGCGGCTCGCCGGCGCCGTATTCGAGAACAGCGCGGAGGGGATCCTGATTACCGACCCGGAGCAGCGCATCGAGCGGGTCAACCCCGCCTTCACCGCGATCACCGGCTATCCCGCCACCGAAGTCATGGGCCGGACCCCGGCCCTGCTGCAGTCCGGCCTCCAGGACGAGGCCTTCTACCGCGCCATGTGGTCCGCCATCCGGAGCCAGGGGCACTGGCAGGGCAAGATCTGGAACCGGCGCCGCAACGGCGAGACCTATCCGGAGTTCCTCTCCATCAGCGAGGTCCGCGACGAGGCCGGCCAGCTCGCCCACTACATCGCGAGCTTCGCCGACATCACCCAGGCCCATCGGGCGCGCGAGGAGCTGACCTATCGCACCTACCACGACCCCCTGACCGATCTCCCCAACCGGGACCTCTTCCGCGAACGCCTGCAACGCGCCCTGGCAACGGAGACCGAGGGACTCGCCCTCCTCTTTATCGACCTCAAGGGATTCCGTGCCCTGAACGACACCGTGGGTGCCGAGGCCGGGGATACCGTTCTGCGCCGGATCGCCGGCCGCCTTCAGGAGGCAGTGGGCCATCAGGACACAGTCGCCCGCGTGGGCGGGGACGAATTCTGGGTCCTGCTCCACGGTGCCGATCGGGGGCAGCAGCTGGATAGGTGGGTCGCGCACCTGCTCGCCCTCATCGGCCAACCCCTGGAGCTGGGAGAGCAGACGGTCCGACTGGAGGCCAACATGGGCGTTACGCTGGCCCCCGACGACGGCACCGAGATGGAGTTACTGCTGACCAACGCCGCCACGGCCCTCCATCGCGCCCAGGCCGAGAGTGGCGGTCAGGTCCACTACTTCCGTCCCGAGATGCAGGAGGCGGTCCGCCATCGTGTCCAGCTGGAAGAGGCCCTGAAGGTCGCCATCGGGAACGACGAACTGGCGGTCTGGTTCCAGCCCCAGGTCCGGCTCACCGACGGCACCATCGACGCCATGGAGGCCCTCGTCCGGTGGCACCACCCCGAATGGGGGATGATCTCTCCCGGGGAATTCATCCCTGTCGCCGAGCAGACCGGCCAGGTAGTGGCCATCGGTGACTGGGTTCTCGAGGAGGCATTGCGGCAGATGTCGGAATGGCGCGATGCCGGTTACCAGCTCCCCCGCCTCGCCGTGAACGTAGCGGCTGCCCAGCTCCAGCGCCCGGACTGGCCGGAACGGGTAGAGGCTGCCCTCGAGCGCTGGTCCATCCCTCCGGCGGCCCTGGAACTGGAGATCACGGAGGCCAGCCTGCTGGCGAGCCCCAATGAGGCCCGGGCGGCCCTGGTGCGGCTCAAGGAAATGGGCGTTCGCCAGGCCATTGACGACTTCGGCACTGGCTACAGCTCCCTGGCCTATCTCAAGGAGTTCCCCGTGGACACCCTGAAGATCGACAAGGCCTTCGTGGACGGCCTGCCCGGCGCGGAACACGACCACTCCATCACCGAGGCCATCCTGGCCGTCGCCGGCGCCCTGGGTCAGCAGGTGGTCGCCGAGGGAGTGGAGACCACCAAGCAGGCCGACTGGCTGCGGGAACACCACGTGGACTGGGCGCAGGGCTTCCTCTATTACCGGCCCATGCCGGCTACCGAGCTCATGGCCTGCCTCGACCCTACGCGGACAACTTGA
- a CDS encoding MBL fold metallo-hydrolase, with translation MLFKQLFEPESSTYTYLLHCSDTGTTALIDPVIETVDRDLAVLQELGLTLDYAVETHIHADHITGGRLLRDRTGCRLAGPAMDDLPCRDLGLREGEPLRVGHLEVNPLYTPGHTDTHHAYLLDNAGLKMLFSGDALLIEACGRTDFQSGDASTLYRSIHDKFFNLPDETLVYPCHDYEERCITTISQEKARNPRLGKGKSEAEFVAIMDGMDLPYPQKIDWALPGNEACGDCPDNMPDHKQRLCEADTQG, from the coding sequence ATGCTTTTCAAGCAGTTGTTCGAACCCGAATCATCCACCTACACCTACCTGCTGCACTGCAGTGATACCGGCACGACGGCCCTCATCGACCCGGTCATCGAGACCGTGGACCGCGACCTGGCCGTGCTCCAGGAGCTGGGGCTGACGCTGGACTACGCCGTGGAGACCCACATCCACGCCGACCACATCACCGGCGGGCGGCTGCTGCGCGACCGGACCGGTTGCCGGCTGGCCGGCCCCGCCATGGACGATCTTCCCTGCCGCGACCTCGGCCTGCGCGAGGGCGAGCCGCTACGGGTGGGCCACCTGGAGGTGAATCCCCTCTACACCCCGGGGCACACCGATACCCACCACGCCTACCTGCTGGATAACGCGGGCCTGAAGATGCTCTTCTCCGGGGATGCCCTGCTCATCGAGGCGTGCGGTCGTACCGATTTCCAGTCGGGGGATGCGTCGACCCTCTACCGGAGCATCCACGACAAGTTCTTTAACCTGCCGGACGAGACCCTGGTCTACCCGTGCCACGACTACGAGGAGCGCTGCATCACCACCATCAGTCAGGAGAAGGCGCGCAATCCGCGTCTGGGCAAGGGCAAAAGCGAGGCGGAGTTCGTGGCCATCATGGACGGCATGGATCTGCCGTACCCCCAGAAGATCGACTGGGCCCTGCCCGGCAACGAGGCCTGCGGCGATTGCCCGGATAACATGCCGGACCACAAGCAGCGGCTCTGCGAGGCGGATACGCAGGGCTGA
- a CDS encoding lipoprotein intramolecular transacylase Lit — protein sequence MHLIDAVRGPLTAVSLLVLSLYLPLAAMIYTPQWYTFQCDWIEKCRTAEHFEPRAAAEELTTFFRHDGKLEEQPWSDKEKRHLTEVRGIWDGLAVTALIFAMVLVFLFRIRVAGRAALINAVVLVVLAAGVLPFFKTFWVDFLHPLVFDNDLWSNSREDLSWYFLPKPFFRSSIAAMVGTAIAIDLALAWFLRPRRRGLFR from the coding sequence ATGCATCTCATTGATGCGGTGCGCGGGCCGCTGACGGCGGTCTCATTGCTCGTTCTCAGTCTCTATCTGCCTCTGGCGGCGATGATCTACACGCCGCAGTGGTACACCTTCCAGTGCGACTGGATCGAGAAGTGCCGGACCGCCGAGCACTTCGAGCCGCGGGCGGCGGCAGAGGAGCTCACCACCTTTTTCCGCCACGACGGGAAACTGGAGGAGCAGCCCTGGTCGGACAAGGAGAAGCGCCACCTCACCGAGGTCCGCGGGATCTGGGACGGCCTGGCGGTGACCGCCCTCATCTTCGCCATGGTCCTGGTCTTCCTCTTCCGGATCCGGGTGGCCGGCCGGGCGGCGCTCATCAACGCCGTGGTGCTGGTGGTGCTGGCGGCGGGGGTACTGCCCTTCTTCAAGACCTTCTGGGTGGACTTCCTCCATCCGCTGGTCTTCGACAACGACCTCTGGAGCAACAGCCGGGAGGATCTCTCCTGGTACTTCCTGCCCAAACCCTTCTTCCGATCCTCCATCGCTGCCATGGTGGGGACGGCCATCGCCATCGACCTGGCGCTGGCCTGGTTTCTGCGCCCGCGGCGGCGGGGGCTGTTCCGCTAG
- a CDS encoding flagellar motor protein MotB, producing MKRRKAAGGAPAWMTTFADLMAVLVVFFVMLYAFSTIDAEKYERMATSLKRTLNPEAAGQPADPSLIDLEGHSQQPSSIESIERPRPSPREESGEKKRSEVVNEIRRALQDPIQKGLIKVAAGESGVLIRFQEQAMFRTGDVRISEGFRGALTTLARILQGTPGDVRVAGHTDDVPIESSRFRSNWALSAERAVSVVHAFEDGGIRSDRLVVEGHAHTRPVRPNDSADNRARNRRVDVYIFEND from the coding sequence GTGAAACGGCGCAAGGCCGCCGGCGGGGCACCGGCCTGGATGACCACCTTCGCCGACCTCATGGCGGTACTGGTGGTCTTCTTCGTCATGCTCTACGCCTTCTCCACCATCGACGCCGAGAAGTACGAACGGATGGCCACGTCCCTCAAGCGGACCCTCAATCCCGAGGCGGCCGGTCAGCCGGCCGACCCCAGTCTCATCGACCTGGAGGGCCACTCCCAGCAACCCTCCTCCATCGAGTCCATAGAGCGCCCGCGACCGTCTCCACGAGAAGAGAGCGGGGAGAAGAAGCGCAGCGAGGTGGTCAACGAGATCCGCAGGGCCCTGCAGGATCCCATCCAGAAGGGATTGATCAAGGTCGCCGCCGGGGAGAGCGGCGTCCTCATCCGCTTTCAGGAACAGGCCATGTTCCGGACCGGCGACGTCCGGATCTCCGAGGGTTTTCGTGGCGCCCTGACCACCCTCGCCCGGATCCTGCAGGGCACGCCCGGCGACGTCCGGGTGGCCGGCCACACCGACGACGTCCCCATCGAGAGTTCGCGCTTTCGCTCCAACTGGGCCCTCTCCGCCGAGCGCGCCGTCTCGGTGGTCCACGCCTTCGAGGACGGCGGGATCCGGTCCGACCGCCTGGTGGTCGAGGGCCACGCCCACACTCGCCCCGTACGCCCCAACGACTCCGCCGACAACCGCGCCCGCAATCGCCGGGTGGACGTCTACATCTTCGAGAACGACTAG
- a CDS encoding MotA/TolQ/ExbB proton channel family protein, whose translation MDKATFIGFLLGITTVVGAIVLGGDSAQFLYPPALLIVLGGTLAGTLIKFSLGQVGNSLKVAFMAFRLPSENPRDLIERSKEIANTARKNGLLALEDEVSPNDFYRKGLQMLVDGMDPDTVQRALHEELDHAWERHEIGQRVFRSIGEQAPAFGMIGTLVGLVQMLGNLENPEAVGPGMAVALLTTLYGAVFAQLVAIPIADNLEQRAESEYANHSLIMEAIGLIQQGTNARLLDEILGAYLPGRERRQEVPGEGREEGS comes from the coding sequence GTGGACAAGGCAACCTTCATCGGCTTCCTGCTGGGGATCACCACCGTAGTAGGGGCCATCGTTCTGGGTGGCGACAGCGCCCAGTTCCTGTATCCCCCGGCCCTGCTCATCGTCCTCGGCGGGACCCTGGCCGGGACCCTGATCAAGTTCTCCCTGGGGCAGGTCGGCAACTCCCTGAAGGTCGCCTTCATGGCCTTCCGGCTGCCGAGCGAGAACCCGCGCGACCTCATCGAGCGCAGCAAGGAGATCGCCAACACGGCGCGCAAGAACGGCCTGCTGGCCCTGGAAGACGAGGTCTCGCCCAACGACTTCTACCGCAAGGGGCTGCAGATGCTGGTGGACGGGATGGATCCCGATACCGTCCAGCGCGCCCTGCACGAGGAGCTGGACCACGCCTGGGAGCGCCACGAGATCGGCCAGCGCGTCTTCCGGAGCATCGGCGAGCAGGCGCCCGCCTTCGGCATGATCGGCACCCTGGTGGGGCTGGTGCAGATGCTGGGCAACCTGGAAAACCCCGAGGCCGTGGGGCCCGGCATGGCCGTGGCCCTGCTCACGACCCTCTACGGCGCCGTCTTCGCCCAGCTGGTGGCCATCCCCATCGCCGATAACCTGGAGCAGCGGGCCGAGAGCGAGTACGCCAACCACTCCCTCATCATGGAGGCCATCGGCCTCATCCAGCAGGGGACCAATGCCCGCCTGCTGGACGAGATCCTGGGGGCCTACCTCCCGGGCCGCGAACGCCGGCAGGAGGTGCCGGGCGAGGGCCGGGAGGAGGGCTCGTGA
- a CDS encoding flagellar brake protein, with translation MGSLADNDNHITRPHQIVGILRRLADGRHIVNVSTPFGGNQIHTSAILDVNAERGYLLLDELNPPPSTYDGLTERRVGIFAQLGGVDVSFSTTVSRVGREDGTPWLLLALPEHLLYQQRREHFRAAASSADPIPVRLGLEGREGPMIQGELADISIGGLGVRMDSRVQIPEDFGHGTLIPYAAVDVPGQSRPLECKLEVRAVREDTDNRRRQIGLRFIDLDPRSERQVEKLVFAMDREQRRRGT, from the coding sequence CGGCATCCTCCGCCGGCTGGCGGACGGGCGCCATATCGTGAACGTCAGCACCCCCTTTGGCGGAAACCAGATCCATACCAGCGCCATCCTCGACGTCAATGCCGAGCGCGGTTACCTCCTGCTGGACGAACTCAATCCCCCACCCTCGACTTATGACGGCCTCACCGAGCGCCGGGTCGGGATCTTCGCGCAACTTGGCGGGGTGGACGTGAGCTTCTCCACGACGGTGTCGCGGGTGGGGCGCGAGGACGGGACCCCCTGGCTGCTGCTGGCCTTGCCGGAACATCTGCTCTACCAGCAGCGCCGGGAGCACTTCCGGGCCGCAGCCAGCTCCGCCGATCCCATCCCGGTCCGACTGGGTCTGGAGGGGCGCGAGGGCCCCATGATCCAGGGCGAACTCGCCGACATCTCCATCGGCGGTCTCGGAGTCCGCATGGACAGCCGTGTCCAGATTCCGGAAGACTTCGGGCACGGAACCCTGATCCCGTACGCGGCCGTAGACGTCCCCGGTCAATCCCGTCCCCTGGAATGCAAGCTGGAAGTGCGCGCCGTGCGCGAGGATACCGATAACAGGCGGCGGCAGATCGGCCTGCGTTTCATCGACCTCGACCCCCGCAGCGAGCGACAGGTGGAAAAGCTGGTTTTCGCCATGGATCGGGAGCAGCGCCGGCGGGGCACGTGA
- a CDS encoding diguanylate cyclase, which produces MTSDSPQHLSVLLVEDNPADAQLVRDLLEAIEETTFTVTTVHRLAEAQQKADEAAFDVVLLDMGLPDSEGLVTVQAFRGGPGSHLPLVVMTGREEAHLGREALRFGSQDFLRKQDLAPPMLERILLYAVERHRTQRRLELLATAFDSGQAVLIADDQPQILEVNRAFTDITGYPAEESIGHNPRFLSSGLHDEAFYQALWERLKEEGHWEGEVWNRRRNGEVYPQWESITSVADATGNWTHYVAVFHDISEQKRLEAELERLASHDRLTNAYNRHRLYEYMNEAAAARDRYETPFSILMFDLDLFKAVNDQWGHPVGDAVLRELVRRSQENLREADILGRWGGEEFLVIANHATGEEAMALAERLRQAVADEPFPTAGRITVSIGTAEAHAGESLESLEERADRALYAAKRAGRNRTRLDVPE; this is translated from the coding sequence ATGACCAGTGACTCCCCGCAACATCTCTCCGTCCTGCTCGTCGAGGACAACCCGGCGGACGCCCAGCTTGTACGGGACCTGCTGGAGGCCATTGAAGAGACGACCTTCACCGTCACCACGGTCCACCGCCTTGCCGAGGCCCAGCAGAAGGCGGATGAGGCCGCTTTCGATGTCGTACTCCTCGACATGGGCCTGCCCGACTCCGAGGGCCTGGTCACGGTCCAGGCCTTCCGTGGGGGGCCCGGCAGCCATCTGCCGCTGGTGGTGATGACCGGGCGGGAAGAGGCCCACCTGGGTAGGGAGGCACTCCGCTTCGGAAGCCAGGACTTCCTCCGCAAGCAGGATCTGGCACCACCCATGCTCGAACGGATCCTGCTCTACGCAGTGGAGCGCCATCGCACCCAGCGCCGCCTGGAACTCCTGGCAACCGCCTTCGATAGCGGTCAGGCCGTTCTGATTGCCGATGACCAGCCGCAGATCCTCGAAGTCAACCGCGCCTTCACCGATATCACCGGCTATCCGGCGGAGGAGAGCATCGGGCACAACCCCCGCTTCCTCTCCTCGGGCCTGCACGACGAGGCCTTCTACCAGGCCCTCTGGGAACGGCTGAAAGAGGAGGGACACTGGGAGGGCGAGGTCTGGAACCGGCGCCGCAACGGCGAGGTGTACCCGCAGTGGGAGTCGATCACGTCGGTGGCCGATGCCACCGGCAACTGGACCCACTACGTCGCCGTCTTCCACGACATCAGCGAGCAGAAGCGGCTGGAGGCGGAGCTGGAACGCCTGGCCTCCCACGACCGCCTCACCAACGCCTACAACCGGCACCGGCTCTATGAATACATGAACGAGGCGGCCGCCGCCCGGGATCGCTACGAGACGCCCTTTTCGATCCTCATGTTCGATCTGGACCTGTTCAAGGCCGTCAACGACCAGTGGGGCCACCCTGTGGGTGACGCCGTCCTCCGGGAACTGGTACGACGCAGCCAGGAGAACCTGCGGGAGGCCGACATCCTGGGCCGCTGGGGTGGCGAGGAATTCCTGGTCATCGCCAACCACGCCACCGGGGAAGAGGCCATGGCACTCGCCGAACGCCTGCGTCAAGCGGTGGCCGATGAGCCCTTCCCTACCGCGGGGCGGATAACCGTCAGTATCGGCACTGCCGAGGCCCACGCCGGGGAGAGCCTGGAAAGTCTGGAGGAGCGGGCGGATCGGGCCCTCTACGCCGCCAAGCGCGCCGGACGCAACAGGACCCGGCTCGACGTCCCCGAATAG